In Hyphomicrobiaceae bacterium, the following are encoded in one genomic region:
- a CDS encoding acyl-CoA synthetase: MAVNPYEQDLGKNAANYQPLTPLTFLERSAAVYPQQTAIIHGAQRITYAEFYDRARQLASALAQRGIGKGDTVSVMLSNTPAMLEAHFGVPMTGAVLHSINTRLDAAIVAFQLDHAESKIVIVDREFQPVMQEALALANVKPLIIDYNDTEYPQTNPASSDLDYDAFVSAGDKNYRWHWPDDEWDAISLNYTSGTTGNPKGVVYHHRGAALMCYANSIETGMAIHPVYLWTLPMFHCNGWCFPWSVTMMGGTHVCLRWVRAKAIFDAIVDHHVTNLSGAPIVMATLLNANPDEKRQITHTVSFNHAAAPPPAAVLSAMTEAGFKLTHLYGLTETYGPATINEWNDAWNALPKEEITAKKGRQGVRYVTLEELTVMNPETMQVVPADGETLGEVMFRGNNVMKGYLKNKKATEDAFAGGYFHSGDLGVLYPDGYVQLKDRSKDIIISGGENISSIEVEDVLYKHPAVAFCAVVAKEDEKWGETPCAFVELRPGSSATADEIIEWCRQGLARYKVPRHVIFTEVPKTSTGKIQKFKLREMAKEAS, from the coding sequence ATGGCCGTTAACCCCTACGAACAAGACCTCGGCAAGAACGCTGCTAACTATCAGCCGTTGACACCGCTGACATTCCTGGAGCGCTCGGCCGCCGTCTATCCGCAGCAAACGGCCATCATTCACGGGGCACAACGCATCACCTATGCCGAGTTCTATGATCGTGCACGTCAGCTCGCCTCGGCGCTCGCGCAGCGCGGCATAGGCAAGGGCGACACCGTCTCGGTGATGCTGTCCAACACACCGGCCATGCTGGAAGCCCACTTCGGCGTACCCATGACCGGCGCGGTTCTCCATTCGATCAACACGCGTCTCGACGCCGCCATCGTCGCATTCCAGCTCGATCATGCAGAGAGCAAGATCGTCATCGTGGACCGAGAGTTCCAGCCGGTGATGCAGGAGGCTCTCGCCCTAGCGAACGTGAAGCCTCTCATTATCGACTACAACGACACAGAATACCCGCAGACCAATCCGGCGAGTTCAGACCTCGACTATGATGCGTTCGTGTCGGCGGGCGACAAAAACTACAGATGGCATTGGCCGGACGACGAATGGGATGCCATCTCGCTCAACTACACGTCCGGCACGACGGGCAATCCGAAGGGCGTGGTCTACCATCACCGCGGCGCGGCATTGATGTGCTACGCCAACAGCATCGAAACCGGCATGGCGATCCACCCGGTCTACCTGTGGACGCTACCGATGTTCCACTGCAACGGCTGGTGCTTCCCGTGGTCCGTTACCATGATGGGCGGCACACACGTCTGTCTGCGTTGGGTTCGCGCCAAGGCGATTTTCGATGCCATTGTCGATCACCACGTCACCAATCTTTCCGGCGCGCCAATCGTCATGGCCACGCTGCTGAATGCCAACCCCGATGAGAAGCGGCAGATCACGCACACCGTATCCTTCAACCACGCCGCCGCGCCGCCACCAGCTGCTGTTCTGTCCGCCATGACGGAAGCTGGCTTCAAGCTGACACATCTTTATGGTCTCACCGAAACCTACGGCCCGGCAACCATCAACGAATGGAACGACGCCTGGAACGCGCTGCCCAAGGAAGAAATCACCGCCAAAAAGGGGCGTCAGGGCGTGCGCTACGTCACCCTTGAGGAACTCACGGTGATGAACCCGGAGACGATGCAAGTCGTGCCTGCCGACGGCGAAACGCTTGGCGAAGTCATGTTCCGGGGCAACAACGTGATGAAGGGATACCTTAAGAACAAGAAGGCCACGGAAGATGCTTTTGCCGGCGGCTACTTCCACTCCGGCGACCTCGGCGTTCTGTATCCCGATGGATATGTCCAGCTCAAGGATCGCTCCAAGGACATCATCATCTCCGGCGGCGAAAACATATCCTCCATCGAGGTGGAGGACGTGCTTTACAAGCATCCCGCCGTCGCATTCTGCGCGGTCGTCGCCAAGGAAGACGAAAAGTGGGGCGAGACGCCGTGCGCCTTCGTCGAACTACGGCCTGGCTCGTCGGCGACTGCTGATGAGATCATCGAATGGTGCCGACAAGGGCTGGCGCGCTACAAAGTACCTCGTCATGTCATCTTCACTGAAGTGCCGAAGACCTCGACGGGCAAGATCCAGAAATTCAAGCTTCGCGAGATGGCAAAAGAAGCTTCATAA
- a CDS encoding exodeoxyribonuclease VII small subunit translates to MNTTAKPARNHADIKEMSFERALKELEQIVGRLERGDVELEESIAIYERGEALRDHCDRLLKQAEAKVEKLTFGADGRPRGTEPLDPGA, encoded by the coding sequence ATGAATACGACAGCAAAGCCTGCGCGCAACCATGCCGATATCAAGGAGATGAGCTTTGAGCGTGCGCTCAAGGAGCTTGAGCAGATCGTCGGCCGTCTCGAACGCGGCGATGTGGAACTGGAAGAGTCGATTGCCATTTACGAACGCGGCGAGGCCTTGCGCGATCACTGCGATCGGCTTTTGAAGCAAGCGGAGGCAAAGGTCGAAAAGCTCACCTTCGGTGCAGATGGTCGCCCGCGGGGCACTGAGCCGCTCGACCCCGGTGCGTGA
- a CDS encoding MaoC family dehydratase, with protein MLATAGTTQYFEDLKVGQEASMSRVVSEADIVAYAALSGDYNPVHLDPDYAARTVFKERIAHGILSAGYISALFGMKLPGPGSIYISQTLTFKGPVKIDDRVETTVRLIELIPEKKRAKFDCMCMVNGKPVLTGEAVLMVPGRPA; from the coding sequence ATGCTGGCGACTGCGGGTACAACCCAATATTTCGAGGATCTCAAGGTCGGCCAGGAAGCGTCCATGTCGCGGGTGGTTAGCGAGGCTGACATTGTGGCCTATGCGGCCTTGTCGGGCGACTACAACCCCGTTCATCTCGATCCCGATTATGCCGCGCGGACCGTGTTCAAGGAACGCATCGCGCACGGCATCCTTTCGGCGGGCTACATATCGGCGCTGTTCGGCATGAAGCTGCCCGGACCCGGCTCGATCTACATTTCCCAGACGCTGACCTTTAAGGGGCCCGTCAAGATCGACGACCGCGTCGAGACGACGGTTCGTCTCATCGAGCTCATTCCCGAGAAGAAGCGTGCGAAGTTCGACTGCATGTGCATGGTCAACGGCAAGCCGGTACTAACGGGTGAAGCCGTCTTGATGGTGCCCGGCCGTCCGGCCTGA
- a CDS encoding cell cycle transcriptional regulator TrcR produces the protein MSARRPLMPKATAVWLVENTALSFDQIAEFCGLHPLEVKGIADGDVAQGIKGMDPVTSSQLTREEIARAEKDHSHKLVLAESKVELPPQAQTRKGPRYTPVSRRHDRPNAVLWLLRNHAELKDSQIMRLVGTTKPTIGQIRDRTHWNSAQLTPQDPVTLGLCSQLDLDAEVKKAARRMERERKEAMKDREKAGTLLSTEETTAGAEETAEDAVPAGMATIVSPKPSAEEQEETPEEEQARVFAKLKEMSSKKDADQDEDE, from the coding sequence ATGAGCGCACGCCGTCCCCTTATGCCCAAAGCCACCGCCGTCTGGTTGGTGGAGAATACAGCGCTGTCCTTCGATCAGATCGCCGAATTTTGCGGCCTGCATCCGCTGGAGGTCAAAGGCATCGCCGATGGCGACGTCGCTCAGGGCATCAAAGGCATGGACCCGGTGACGTCCAGCCAGCTCACCCGCGAAGAAATTGCGCGCGCCGAGAAAGACCATTCGCACAAGCTCGTGCTGGCTGAAAGCAAGGTGGAGCTTCCGCCGCAGGCGCAAACTCGCAAAGGCCCGCGTTATACGCCGGTCTCGCGCAGGCACGACCGCCCGAACGCCGTGCTCTGGCTGCTGCGCAACCATGCTGAACTGAAAGACAGCCAGATCATGCGCCTTGTCGGAACCACAAAGCCGACCATCGGCCAGATCCGCGACCGCACGCACTGGAATTCCGCGCAACTGACCCCGCAGGATCCTGTGACCTTGGGACTTTGCTCGCAGCTTGATCTCGACGCCGAAGTCAAGAAAGCCGCCCGGCGCATGGAGCGCGAGCGTAAGGAGGCGATGAAGGATCGCGAGAAGGCCGGCACGCTCCTGTCCACCGAGGAAACCACGGCGGGCGCTGAAGAGACCGCCGAGGACGCAGTTCCAGCCGGAATGGCCACTATCGTTTCCCCCAAGCCCTCGGCCGAGGAGCAGGAGGAGACGCCGGAGGAAGAGCAGGCCCGCGTCTTCGCCAAGCTCAAAGAGATGTCCTCCAAGAAAGACGCCGATCAGGACGAGGACGAATAA
- a CDS encoding histone deacetylase family protein, with translation MTTVLITHPSFLKHDTGEYHPERPDRMRAIDRILGHEIYNALERREAPLREDAQEAIRRVHPGNYYDSLEAKRPAPGAPSIHLDEDTIMSEGTWEAALRAVGAGLDAVDLVMNEQAANVFCQVRPPGHHAESNVAMGFCLFANAAIAANYARAKHGAERIAVVDFDVHHGNGTQQIFWSDRDLFYGSTHQMPLFPGTGALNETGVGNIFNAPLREGDGREKFEMAFRERILGPLRNFSPDLIIISAGFDAHKNDPLGGLELVEADYMWATEQLADIADRQAGGRIVSMLEGGYDLAGLARSVAVHVKTLMDAGA, from the coding sequence ATGACTACCGTCCTCATCACGCATCCATCTTTTCTCAAGCATGATACCGGCGAATATCATCCCGAGCGACCTGATCGCATGCGCGCGATAGATCGCATACTTGGGCATGAGATCTACAATGCGCTGGAGCGACGGGAGGCGCCGTTACGCGAGGATGCGCAAGAGGCTATCCGGCGCGTGCATCCGGGAAACTACTACGACTCACTCGAAGCCAAGCGTCCTGCTCCTGGCGCGCCGTCCATTCATCTCGATGAAGACACGATCATGTCGGAAGGCACGTGGGAAGCGGCCCTGCGCGCGGTGGGTGCTGGACTTGACGCGGTTGATCTCGTCATGAACGAGCAGGCGGCCAATGTTTTCTGCCAGGTTCGTCCGCCGGGGCACCATGCAGAGAGCAATGTTGCGATGGGGTTCTGCCTTTTTGCGAATGCCGCCATCGCAGCGAACTATGCGCGTGCGAAACACGGTGCTGAGCGAATTGCAGTGGTTGATTTCGATGTTCACCACGGCAATGGCACGCAGCAGATATTCTGGTCGGACCGGGACTTGTTCTACGGCTCGACGCATCAGATGCCGCTGTTTCCGGGCACCGGTGCACTGAACGAGACAGGCGTCGGCAATATCTTCAACGCACCGTTGCGCGAAGGCGACGGGCGAGAAAAGTTCGAGATGGCGTTCCGCGAGCGAATTTTGGGGCCTCTGCGGAATTTTTCGCCTGATCTGATTATTATTTCTGCAGGATTCGACGCCCACAAGAACGATCCACTGGGCGGATTGGAATTGGTCGAAGCCGATTATATGTGGGCAACCGAGCAACTCGCCGATATTGCGGATCGTCAGGCGGGCGGGCGCATTGTGTCGATGCTCGAGGGCGGTTATGACCTCGCGGGACTAGCCCGGTCCGTCGCCGTCCACGTCAAGACGCTGATGGATGCGGGCGCGTGA
- a CDS encoding bifunctional riboflavin kinase/FAD synthetase translates to MQVVHGHTHVPVNARGAVIAIGNFDGVHRGHRALIAQAVSKAKQMERASGVMVFEPHPREFFHPAEPLFRLTPLNRKLAIFEHLGLKLAFVENFDAHFASLTAEEFVERVLVAGLGVAHVIVGYDFYFGHKRAGNPQMLIEAGKRFGFGVTVVAPVAEAGEVFSSSAVRVYLAQGDVKGATQVLGEPWRVTGNIVGGAKRGTGMGYPTANVPMPKGTALAHGIYAVRAHVDGAVHNAAAYLGTRPTFDNGMPVLEVFLIDFNGDLYGHHIEVEFIDFIREDRKFHSAEALVAQMDEDVRQIRKVLSEQV, encoded by the coding sequence ATGCAAGTCGTTCACGGCCATACGCATGTTCCAGTCAACGCTCGCGGCGCGGTCATCGCGATCGGTAACTTCGATGGCGTGCACCGAGGTCATCGCGCCCTCATCGCGCAAGCCGTCTCCAAGGCCAAGCAGATGGAACGCGCTTCCGGCGTGATGGTATTCGAGCCTCATCCGCGAGAATTCTTCCATCCTGCCGAGCCGCTGTTTCGTCTGACGCCCCTCAATCGCAAGTTGGCGATTTTCGAGCATTTAGGGCTGAAACTGGCCTTCGTCGAGAATTTCGATGCGCACTTTGCTTCGCTGACCGCCGAGGAGTTTGTCGAGCGGGTGCTGGTTGCGGGGCTTGGCGTAGCTCATGTCATCGTTGGGTATGACTTCTATTTCGGTCACAAGCGCGCGGGTAATCCGCAGATGCTCATCGAAGCAGGCAAGAGGTTCGGCTTTGGCGTCACCGTCGTGGCGCCTGTTGCGGAAGCGGGTGAGGTGTTCTCATCGTCGGCGGTTCGCGTTTACCTGGCGCAAGGCGACGTCAAAGGAGCAACCCAGGTTCTGGGCGAGCCCTGGCGTGTGACCGGCAACATCGTGGGGGGCGCCAAGCGCGGGACGGGCATGGGCTATCCGACCGCCAACGTGCCGATGCCGAAGGGAACAGCGCTGGCGCATGGCATCTACGCGGTGCGCGCCCATGTCGATGGAGCGGTTCACAACGCCGCTGCCTACCTCGGCACGCGCCCGACCTTCGACAACGGTATGCCTGTGCTGGAGGTGTTTTTGATCGACTTCAACGGCGATCTGTACGGCCACCACATCGAGGTGGAGTTCATCGATTTCATCCGCGAAGACCGCAAGTTCCACTCCGCCGAGGCGCTTGTTGCGCAGATGGATGAAGACGTCAG